A single genomic interval of Halorubrum aethiopicum harbors:
- a CDS encoding ATP-binding protein, producing MDRFPEALDGLPDPVIVVDTDGVVRAGNGRVEDVLGYDPAELEGSDVGSLLYDPYGGDSGDDLERYVTDPAPRSMAASLELVARRADGSEVPVTVSLGPFERDGETYLVVTMVDVREKREKQAELHRRTRTLEALHEATQELLKTTDRVVAAEAAVEYVEDVLDHPIAALWLYDEETDALEPVAWTDAAEEVVGDHPRFTGDDPSISWEVFESGDPEYVVDTHAEPDRYNPDSPIRSELVLPLGRYGVIDIGSTRRDAFDESDLAVARLWAATVTMVFVRIERERQLRVREDEVARERDRLEEFAGLVSHDLRNPLNVARGNLELIRDRLEGEGEEPPEIDTVARSLDRMDALVEDMLALARQGEGIDETEPVTLSALAEECWANVDTADASLVVGEDLRFRADRSRLRQAIENLIANAVTHGGEGVTIEIGALEDGSGFYVADDGPGIPEEFREDAFAAGVSTDPDGTGFGLKIVAEVADAHGWSVSLADDAEGARFEFRGVDSATAVAGRAE from the coding sequence ATGGACCGGTTCCCCGAGGCGCTCGACGGACTCCCCGACCCGGTCATCGTCGTCGACACCGACGGCGTCGTCCGCGCCGGCAACGGCCGCGTCGAGGACGTGCTCGGGTACGACCCCGCCGAACTGGAGGGGTCCGACGTCGGATCGCTGCTGTACGACCCGTACGGCGGCGACTCCGGCGACGACCTCGAGCGGTACGTGACCGATCCCGCGCCGCGGTCGATGGCCGCGAGCCTCGAGCTCGTCGCCCGCCGGGCCGACGGGAGCGAGGTCCCCGTGACCGTCAGCCTCGGGCCGTTCGAGCGGGACGGGGAGACGTACCTCGTCGTCACGATGGTCGACGTCAGGGAGAAACGCGAGAAGCAGGCCGAGCTCCACCGCCGGACGCGGACGCTGGAGGCGCTCCACGAGGCGACCCAGGAGCTGCTGAAGACGACCGACCGGGTCGTCGCCGCGGAGGCGGCCGTCGAGTACGTCGAGGACGTGCTCGACCACCCGATCGCGGCGCTCTGGCTGTACGACGAGGAGACGGACGCCCTCGAACCGGTCGCCTGGACCGACGCGGCCGAGGAGGTCGTCGGCGACCACCCGCGGTTCACCGGCGACGACCCGAGCATCTCCTGGGAGGTGTTCGAGTCCGGCGACCCGGAGTACGTCGTCGACACCCACGCGGAGCCGGACCGCTACAACCCCGACTCCCCGATCCGGAGCGAGCTCGTCCTGCCGCTCGGGCGCTACGGCGTCATCGACATCGGCTCCACGCGGCGCGACGCCTTCGACGAGTCGGACCTCGCCGTCGCGCGCCTCTGGGCGGCGACCGTGACCATGGTGTTCGTCCGGATCGAACGCGAACGCCAGCTCCGGGTCCGCGAGGACGAGGTCGCCCGCGAACGCGACCGGCTCGAGGAGTTCGCCGGGCTCGTCTCACACGACCTGCGGAACCCGCTCAACGTCGCGCGCGGGAACCTCGAGTTGATCCGCGACCGGCTCGAAGGAGAGGGCGAGGAGCCCCCGGAGATCGACACCGTCGCCCGGTCGCTCGACCGGATGGACGCGCTCGTGGAGGACATGCTGGCGCTCGCCAGACAGGGCGAGGGGATAGACGAGACGGAGCCGGTGACGCTCTCGGCGCTCGCCGAGGAGTGTTGGGCGAACGTCGACACCGCGGACGCCTCGCTCGTCGTGGGCGAGGACCTGCGCTTTCGGGCGGACCGGAGCCGGCTGCGGCAGGCGATCGAGAACCTGATCGCCAACGCCGTCACCCACGGCGGCGAGGGAGTGACGATCGAGATCGGCGCCCTCGAGGACGGGTCGGGGTTCTACGTCGCCGACGACGGACCGGGGATCCCCGAGGAGTTCCGCGAGGACGCGTTCGCCGCGGGCGTCTCGACCGACCCCGACGGGACCGGCTTCGGGCTGAAGATCGTCGCCGAGGTGGCCGATGCGCACGGGTGGTCCGTCTCGCTCGCCGACGACGCCGAGGGCGCGCGCTTCGAGTTCCGCGGCGTCGACTCGGCGACCGCCGTCGCGGGGCGCGCGGAGTGA
- a CDS encoding GNAT family N-acetyltransferase, translating into MNDRRYPDAAADRFEPPPIAFADREGREIEIRAYDGSEETDEALVSMYTAFDPSDRAQGIPPGGEKRVREWLEAILTDDCLNVVAWCGDEVAGHATLVPDDDAYELAIFVHQTYQEAGIGTRLISGLLGHGQAEGVEKVWLTVERWNRAAVSLYEKIGFETSNAESFELEMALRLNESADEESGAGE; encoded by the coding sequence ATGAACGACCGTCGATACCCGGATGCGGCCGCCGACCGGTTCGAGCCGCCCCCGATCGCGTTCGCCGACCGCGAGGGCCGCGAGATCGAGATACGCGCCTACGACGGCTCCGAGGAGACCGACGAGGCGCTGGTGTCGATGTACACCGCCTTCGACCCGTCGGACCGCGCGCAGGGGATCCCGCCGGGCGGGGAAAAGCGGGTCCGCGAGTGGCTCGAGGCGATCCTCACCGACGACTGTCTCAACGTCGTCGCCTGGTGTGGCGACGAGGTGGCGGGCCACGCGACGCTCGTCCCCGACGACGACGCCTACGAGCTCGCGATCTTCGTCCACCAGACGTACCAGGAGGCCGGGATCGGGACGCGGCTCATCAGCGGCCTGCTCGGCCACGGCCAGGCCGAGGGCGTCGAGAAGGTGTGGCTCACCGTCGAGCGGTGGAACCGCGCCGCGGTGTCGCTCTACGAGAAGATCGGCTTCGAGACCTCCAACGCCGAGAGCTTCGAGCTGGAGATGGCGCTCCGGCTGAACGAGTCGGCGGACGAGGAGTCAGGCGCCGGGGAGTAG
- a CDS encoding (2Fe-2S)-binding protein, protein MTEHDITLTVNGTEHELTVESRTLLAHALRDELGYTGTNIGCESSLCGACTVHLDGDAVKSCTVLAVQADGAEVDTVEGLDTGGEFHPIQEAFQEEHGLQCGYCTPGMMMTAVDFLSENPDPSREEIREGLEGNLCRCTGYQNIVNAVESAAEKMNTGAVADGGEVRWPDEGGEGE, encoded by the coding sequence ATGACGGAACACGACATCACGCTGACGGTCAACGGCACGGAACACGAACTCACGGTGGAGTCGCGGACGCTGCTCGCGCACGCGCTCCGCGACGAGCTCGGCTACACGGGGACGAACATCGGCTGTGAGAGCAGCCTCTGTGGCGCGTGTACCGTCCACCTCGACGGCGACGCGGTGAAGTCCTGTACCGTCCTCGCGGTCCAGGCCGACGGTGCCGAGGTCGACACGGTCGAGGGGCTCGATACGGGCGGCGAGTTCCACCCGATCCAGGAGGCGTTCCAGGAGGAACACGGCCTCCAGTGCGGCTACTGTACGCCGGGGATGATGATGACCGCGGTCGACTTCCTCTCGGAGAACCCCGACCCCTCGCGCGAGGAGATCCGCGAGGGGTTGGAGGGGAACCTCTGTCGGTGTACCGGCTACCAGAACATCGTCAACGCCGTCGAGAGCGCGGCCGAGAAGATGAACACGGGCGCGGTTGCCGACGGCGGCGAGGTGCGGTGGCCCGACGAGGGGGGTGAGGGGGAATGA
- a CDS encoding CoxG family protein — MEFGGTFELEDTTIDEVWLALSDPALIADALPGCEFLLHVEEDDVDFDELADRAASLDREPTADPAVIAERAFREGERYAALVQVNVGPVNPAFETVVAIDERAQPHMAASGEGQSGDSSFEMSSAMTLTEVDDGVGVEWEVEADVFGKVAGMGQRVINPVANRLVKRFFSDVQSELRERQLDDVDDLEGADASEGEEDDGIVDRLLGRSGGNSS, encoded by the coding sequence ATGGAGTTCGGCGGCACCTTCGAACTCGAGGACACCACGATAGACGAGGTGTGGCTCGCGCTCTCCGACCCGGCGCTTATCGCCGACGCGCTCCCCGGCTGTGAGTTCCTCCTCCACGTCGAAGAGGACGACGTCGACTTCGACGAGCTGGCCGATCGGGCGGCGTCGCTCGACCGCGAACCGACAGCCGACCCGGCGGTCATCGCCGAACGCGCCTTCCGGGAGGGCGAGCGCTACGCGGCGCTCGTCCAGGTGAACGTCGGGCCGGTGAACCCGGCGTTCGAGACGGTCGTCGCCATCGACGAGCGCGCACAGCCGCACATGGCGGCGAGCGGCGAGGGCCAGTCCGGCGACAGCTCCTTCGAGATGTCCTCGGCGATGACGCTCACCGAGGTCGACGACGGCGTCGGCGTCGAGTGGGAGGTCGAGGCCGACGTGTTCGGGAAGGTCGCGGGGATGGGCCAACGCGTCATCAACCCGGTCGCGAACCGGCTCGTCAAGCGGTTCTTCTCGGACGTCCAGTCCGAGCTCCGCGAGCGACAGCTCGACGACGTGGACGACCTCGAGGGGGCGGACGCGAGCGAGGGCGAGGAGGACGACGGCATCGTCGATCGACTGCTCGGACGCTCGGGAGGGAACTCCTCATGA
- a CDS encoding P-loop NTPase, translating to MTDSTIDDPAADESTPENRQEAREGPETDDEAPATDDVEAALRGVRDPDADVSVFEAGIVEDLSVDDGAVAIEADLREFPPDAAERVSAAMVRAASDVSGVENARVEQADPSPDLDGRASGMSTADRVIAVASTKGGVGKTTVATTLACALAAGSSGDGPGGDADRSGVGDADRSGDGDGASDTNGPSVGLFDADIYGPNVPSVVNASGPVYSDDDGNPVPVDVGGDGAGLEVMSVGLLSDDGPLAWRGAMAHDALSDLFETTAWSDPDTVVVDMPPGTGDVALTTLQEVPVDGVVLVTTPFHAAVSDTARALELFEENDVPVLGVVSNMGEFVCDECGTAHELFDGDDPIEALDLPILADIPFDSALQATPEPSVDALPEAAADLAAAVEERYGEIWDVDPPADAVDLRGLDPEIRKERVRERFESLDAGEECTIVSDRDPAPVRGFLLESVAADALPSFRVKRQNPETWLARATRP from the coding sequence CGACGAGGCCCCCGCGACCGACGACGTGGAGGCCGCGCTCCGGGGGGTCCGCGACCCCGACGCGGACGTGAGCGTCTTCGAGGCCGGAATCGTCGAGGACCTCTCGGTCGACGACGGCGCGGTCGCGATCGAGGCGGACCTGCGCGAGTTCCCGCCCGACGCGGCCGAGCGCGTGTCGGCCGCCATGGTGCGCGCCGCCTCCGACGTGTCGGGCGTCGAGAACGCCCGCGTCGAGCAGGCGGACCCGAGCCCGGACCTCGACGGACGGGCGTCGGGGATGTCGACCGCGGACCGGGTGATCGCGGTCGCGAGCACGAAGGGCGGGGTCGGCAAGACGACCGTCGCGACGACGCTGGCGTGCGCGCTCGCGGCCGGGAGCTCGGGGGACGGTCCCGGCGGCGACGCCGACCGGTCCGGGGTCGGCGATGCCGACCGGTCCGGGGACGGCGACGGCGCGAGCGACACGAACGGCCCCTCGGTCGGCCTCTTCGACGCCGACATCTACGGGCCGAACGTCCCCTCGGTGGTCAACGCGAGCGGCCCGGTGTACAGCGACGACGACGGGAACCCGGTCCCCGTCGACGTCGGCGGGGACGGAGCCGGCTTGGAGGTGATGAGCGTCGGGCTGCTCTCCGACGACGGCCCGCTCGCGTGGCGCGGGGCGATGGCGCACGACGCGCTCTCGGACCTCTTCGAAACCACGGCCTGGAGCGACCCCGACACGGTCGTCGTCGACATGCCGCCCGGCACCGGCGACGTGGCCCTGACCACGCTCCAGGAGGTGCCGGTCGATGGGGTCGTCCTCGTCACGACGCCGTTCCACGCCGCCGTCTCCGACACCGCCCGCGCGCTGGAGCTGTTCGAGGAGAACGACGTGCCCGTGCTCGGCGTCGTCTCGAACATGGGGGAGTTCGTCTGCGACGAGTGCGGGACCGCCCACGAGCTCTTCGACGGGGACGACCCGATCGAGGCGCTGGACCTCCCGATACTGGCCGATATCCCGTTCGACTCGGCGCTACAGGCGACGCCGGAGCCCTCGGTCGACGCGCTCCCCGAGGCCGCAGCCGATCTCGCCGCGGCGGTCGAGGAGCGCTACGGGGAGATCTGGGACGTCGACCCGCCCGCCGACGCCGTCGACCTGCGCGGCCTCGATCCCGAAATCAGGAAGGAGCGCGTCCGCGAGCGGTTCGAGTCGCTCGACGCCGGCGAGGAGTGTACGATCGTCAGCGACCGCGACCCCGCGCCGGTCCGGGGGTTCCTCCTCGAGTCGGTCGCGGCCGACGCGCTCCCGAGCTTCCGCGTCAAGCGGCAGAACCCCGAGACGTGGCTCGCCCGGGCGACGCGTCCCTGA
- a CDS encoding aldehyde ferredoxin oxidoreductase family protein produces the protein MKHAQGELLSIDLTDRTVTTEPIDDVLSEFIGGRGLNTRLAYERIPFDADPLGPENRIYFSTGPMQYSTTSYTGRMAATSVSPLTNGMFSSNAGGFLSRNFTGAGYAAVEIVGASDDLLAIHVREADEDGAPTVEFEEVPELEQAEVPAVSDHVEAERDLEPEHLACIGPAGENGVRFASIMTSETRAFGRGGLGAVLGAKGVKALSFDGDADAEIELDWPADAGEIHREAATSDSIMKRQGTTSVTELSNEMEALPTYYFSEQSFEGVEGISGDRVEEKKYKKGTCSNCAFACKLPTRDEERGIETEGPEFETVMAFGSNAGVDKMVDVMAANQLCDELGMDTISCGNVVSMFLESEDEFGNAELVRSVVEQIAYREGVGDKLAEGIHRAHEEFGADDWTVKGMTFSAHDGRSLNGQGLAFATANRGADHMYAEFYPYEYPLVSKEDAFEPSGLDGKPPKIVEKENRNAILDSAVICKFSRGVVTDDRLAALLDADYEDLIATGGRVVEMERAFNNARGFDRGDDTLPYADQIEGFDEGLSEYYAIRGWNDDGTVPGYDDVVGPAAGTADD, from the coding sequence ATGAAACACGCACAGGGGGAACTCCTCTCGATCGACCTGACGGACAGGACGGTCACGACGGAGCCGATCGACGACGTGCTCTCGGAGTTCATCGGAGGACGAGGGCTCAACACCCGCCTCGCCTACGAGCGGATCCCGTTCGACGCCGACCCGCTCGGCCCGGAGAACCGGATCTACTTCTCGACGGGGCCGATGCAGTACTCCACGACCTCGTACACGGGACGCATGGCCGCGACGAGCGTCTCGCCGCTCACGAACGGGATGTTCTCCTCGAACGCGGGGGGGTTCCTCTCGCGGAACTTCACCGGCGCGGGGTACGCCGCCGTCGAGATCGTCGGCGCGAGCGACGACCTGCTCGCGATCCACGTGCGCGAGGCCGACGAGGACGGCGCGCCGACCGTCGAGTTCGAGGAGGTCCCGGAGCTCGAGCAGGCGGAGGTGCCGGCGGTGTCGGACCACGTCGAGGCGGAACGCGACCTGGAGCCGGAACACCTGGCGTGTATCGGCCCGGCCGGCGAGAACGGGGTCCGGTTCGCGTCGATCATGACCTCCGAGACGCGCGCGTTCGGACGCGGCGGGCTCGGGGCCGTCCTCGGCGCGAAGGGCGTGAAGGCGCTCAGCTTCGACGGCGACGCCGACGCCGAGATCGAGCTCGACTGGCCCGCTGACGCCGGGGAGATCCACCGCGAGGCGGCGACCTCGGACTCGATCATGAAACGGCAGGGGACGACGAGCGTGACGGAGCTGTCGAACGAGATGGAGGCGCTTCCCACCTACTACTTCTCCGAGCAGTCCTTCGAGGGCGTCGAGGGCATCTCCGGCGACCGCGTCGAGGAGAAGAAGTACAAGAAGGGGACCTGCTCGAACTGCGCGTTCGCGTGTAAGCTGCCGACCCGCGACGAGGAGCGCGGCATCGAGACGGAGGGCCCCGAGTTCGAGACGGTGATGGCGTTCGGCAGCAACGCCGGCGTCGACAAGATGGTGGACGTGATGGCGGCGAACCAGCTGTGTGACGAGCTCGGCATGGACACCATCTCCTGTGGGAACGTGGTCTCGATGTTCCTCGAGAGCGAGGACGAGTTCGGCAACGCCGAGCTCGTCCGCTCGGTGGTCGAGCAGATCGCCTACCGCGAGGGCGTCGGCGACAAGCTCGCGGAGGGGATCCACCGGGCCCACGAGGAGTTCGGCGCGGATGACTGGACGGTGAAGGGGATGACCTTCTCGGCGCACGACGGCCGGTCGCTCAACGGCCAGGGGCTCGCGTTCGCGACCGCGAACCGCGGGGCCGACCACATGTACGCCGAGTTCTACCCGTACGAGTACCCGCTCGTGAGCAAGGAGGACGCCTTCGAGCCGAGCGGACTCGACGGGAAGCCGCCGAAGATCGTCGAGAAGGAGAACCGGAACGCCATCCTCGACTCCGCGGTCATCTGTAAGTTCTCGCGGGGCGTCGTCACCGACGACCGGCTCGCGGCGCTTCTCGACGCCGACTACGAGGACCTGATCGCGACCGGCGGCCGGGTCGTCGAGATGGAGCGCGCGTTCAACAACGCCCGCGGCTTCGACCGCGGCGACGACACGCTCCCGTACGCCGACCAGATCGAGGGGTTCGACGAGGGGCTCTCCGAGTACTACGCGATCCGCGGCTGGAACGACGACGGGACCGTTCCGGGGTACGACGACGTGGTCGGCCCGGCCGCGGGCACGGCCGACGACTGA
- a CDS encoding nucleotidyltransferase family protein, which produces MTGDRTAADRMTEDRMTEDRTATDRTTDATGLPTVDADAIDRTSADRPAVAGVLLAAGTSSRYGDANKLLADLDGKPVVRHAAETLLAAGLDIVVVLGHEADRVRSALADLDVRFVENPTYERGQSTSVRAGVEAVARTDADAAVFLPGDMPSVSPETVEALLAAHGAGVGDALAAAHDGRRGNPVLFARRHFDDLRGVEGDVGGRAVLLGSDRSALVAVDDPGVTADVDTPADLAELDG; this is translated from the coding sequence ATGACGGGAGACCGGACGGCGGCGGATCGGATGACGGAGGATCGGATGACGGAGGATCGGACGGCGACGGATCGAACGACCGACGCGACCGGCCTCCCGACCGTCGACGCCGACGCGATCGACCGCACGAGCGCCGACCGTCCAGCCGTCGCCGGCGTCCTCCTGGCCGCCGGCACGAGCAGTCGGTACGGCGACGCGAACAAACTGCTCGCGGACCTCGACGGGAAGCCGGTGGTCCGCCACGCCGCCGAGACGCTGCTCGCGGCCGGCCTCGACATCGTCGTCGTCCTCGGACACGAGGCGGACCGGGTGCGGTCGGCGCTCGCGGACCTCGACGTGCGGTTCGTCGAGAACCCGACCTACGAGCGGGGACAGTCGACCTCGGTACGGGCCGGCGTCGAGGCGGTCGCGAGGACCGACGCGGACGCGGCCGTCTTCCTGCCGGGCGACATGCCGTCCGTCTCTCCGGAGACGGTCGAGGCCCTGCTCGCGGCTCACGGCGCGGGAGTCGGCGACGCGCTCGCCGCCGCACACGACGGGCGACGGGGGAACCCCGTCCTGTTCGCCCGCCGGCACTTCGACGACCTCCGCGGGGTAGAGGGGGACGTCGGCGGGCGGGCGGTTCTCCTCGGAAGCGACCGGTCGGCGCTCGTCGCCGTCGACGACCCCGGCGTCACCGCGGACGTGGACACGCCGGCGGATCTCGCCGAACTGGACGGCTGA
- a CDS encoding aldo/keto reductase: protein MDYRRLGSTGTKVSELCFGTWRFGRRTGGVLETDEERAHALLDAFADRGGNFIDTANVYGDPNGTSEEYVGNWLAERDREKYVLASKVYFDFDDSHPNGSGLSRTHVRNQIEGTLDRLDTDYLDLYYIHRWDEETPIEETLSALDGLVESGRVNYLGASTMAAWQLAKALWKSDVNDYERFEVTQPLFHAGYYEDVEEYLSVAADQDLAVCPYSPLAGGFLTGKYTRADPDDPKSVRAPDGSRGSFDERFERFYLSERGWKVLDAVRAVADEVDATPAQVALRWLMDQQEFTCVPIVGARTVDQLEENLGAAEVSMAADQHDRITDARYDEDGRRWGH, encoded by the coding sequence ATGGACTATCGACGGTTGGGGTCGACGGGAACGAAGGTCTCCGAACTCTGTTTCGGCACGTGGCGGTTCGGCCGACGGACGGGTGGCGTCCTCGAGACGGACGAGGAGCGGGCACACGCCCTCCTCGACGCCTTCGCCGACCGCGGCGGCAACTTCATCGACACCGCGAACGTCTACGGCGACCCGAACGGGACGAGCGAGGAGTACGTCGGGAACTGGCTCGCGGAGCGTGACCGCGAGAAGTACGTGCTCGCCTCGAAGGTGTACTTCGACTTCGACGACTCCCATCCGAACGGCTCGGGCCTCTCACGGACCCACGTCCGCAACCAGATCGAGGGGACGCTCGACCGGCTCGACACCGACTACCTCGACCTGTACTACATCCACCGGTGGGACGAGGAGACGCCGATCGAGGAGACGCTGTCGGCGCTCGACGGGCTCGTCGAGTCGGGGAGGGTGAACTACCTCGGCGCGTCGACGATGGCGGCCTGGCAGCTGGCGAAGGCGCTCTGGAAGTCCGACGTGAACGACTACGAGCGCTTCGAGGTGACCCAGCCGCTGTTTCACGCGGGCTACTACGAGGACGTCGAGGAGTACCTCTCGGTCGCGGCCGACCAAGACCTCGCGGTGTGTCCGTACTCGCCGCTGGCCGGCGGCTTCCTCACGGGCAAGTACACCCGCGCGGACCCCGACGACCCGAAGTCGGTTCGGGCCCCCGACGGCTCCCGCGGGAGCTTCGACGAGCGGTTCGAGCGGTTCTACCTCTCCGAGCGCGGCTGGAAGGTGCTCGACGCGGTCCGCGCGGTCGCCGACGAGGTCGACGCCACCCCCGCGCAGGTGGCGCTGCGCTGGCTCATGGACCAACAAGAGTTCACCTGCGTCCCCATCGTCGGCGCGCGCACGGTCGACCAGTTGGAGGAGAACCTCGGGGCCGCCGAGGTGTCGATGGCGGCGGACCAACACGACCGGATCACGGACGCCAGATACGACGAGGACGGCCGGCGCTGGGGCCACTGA
- a CDS encoding universal stress protein: MKVLCGIGGSDDSLRALERTVDRAAVAGDELTVAVVENPDSDAAVEEVVKRAEEAIDDAGIDAEVRRVEGDPGSRLVDIAEREGFDEIVLGGGQTSPMGKITIGPIAEFVLLNSMTSVTLVR; the protein is encoded by the coding sequence ATGAAGGTGCTCTGTGGGATCGGCGGAAGCGACGACTCGCTCCGGGCGCTCGAGCGGACGGTCGACCGCGCGGCCGTCGCCGGCGACGAACTCACCGTCGCGGTCGTGGAGAACCCGGACTCCGACGCCGCCGTCGAGGAGGTAGTGAAGCGAGCGGAGGAGGCGATAGACGACGCCGGGATCGACGCGGAGGTCCGACGCGTCGAGGGCGATCCGGGGAGCCGGCTCGTGGACATCGCCGAGCGGGAGGGGTTCGACGAGATCGTCCTCGGCGGGGGACAGACCAGCCCGATGGGGAAGATCACGATCGGCCCGATCGCCGAGTTCGTCCTGTTGAACAGCATGACGTCGGTCACGCTGGTCAGATGA
- a CDS encoding molybdopterin molybdotransferase MoeA has protein sequence MTRAVTRSAAVELLRDRTAAVVPEGTAERVPLDSIAGRVAAEPVAAPADVPATDFATMDGFAFAAGDGYPLEVVDRAGPADEAPTVGPGEAVRVATGAPLPARADAVLPREDATLRDDRLAGPPIEPGTNRYPAGATARAGERLFAPGDRLAPRHAAFLRDVGIERVPVRPRPSVGILATGTEICEGVQPDRDSEALANLVRGWGGDPAILEPVPDDGTRVREAIRSAAAAHDLVLTSGGTSVGRGDHVDRALADHDRAFSAVDLRPGRPTTAAVVDGTLVCALPGKPLAAHTAAVLLVAPAFAARESEPTVRATAAVDLDLPAADLEYAIPVDLTDGRADPAGQGSSAGDLYRGTFAPGRVASSTRVARADGLALTTEPLVAGEPVAVRPYEVLE, from the coding sequence ATGACACGGGCCGTCACGCGGTCGGCCGCCGTCGAACTGCTCCGCGACCGGACGGCGGCGGTCGTCCCGGAGGGGACCGCAGAGCGCGTCCCGCTCGACTCGATCGCCGGGCGCGTCGCGGCGGAGCCGGTCGCGGCCCCCGCCGACGTCCCGGCCACCGACTTCGCGACGATGGACGGGTTCGCGTTCGCGGCGGGCGACGGCTACCCGCTCGAGGTCGTCGACCGCGCGGGGCCGGCCGACGAGGCGCCGACGGTCGGGCCGGGGGAGGCCGTCCGCGTCGCGACCGGGGCACCGCTCCCGGCGCGCGCCGACGCCGTCCTTCCCCGAGAGGACGCGACGCTCCGCGACGACCGGCTGGCCGGCCCGCCGATCGAGCCGGGGACGAACCGGTACCCAGCCGGGGCGACCGCGAGGGCCGGCGAGCGACTGTTCGCCCCCGGCGACCGCCTCGCCCCGCGACACGCCGCGTTCCTCCGCGACGTGGGGATCGAGCGCGTGCCGGTTCGGCCCCGCCCGAGCGTCGGGATCCTCGCGACGGGCACGGAGATATGCGAGGGCGTCCAGCCGGACCGCGACTCCGAGGCCCTCGCCAACCTCGTCCGGGGATGGGGCGGCGACCCCGCGATCCTGGAGCCGGTCCCCGACGACGGGACGCGGGTGCGCGAGGCGATCCGGTCGGCCGCCGCCGCCCACGACCTCGTGCTCACGTCGGGGGGAACGAGCGTCGGCCGCGGGGACCACGTCGACCGCGCGCTGGCCGACCACGACCGGGCGTTTTCGGCGGTCGACCTCAGGCCCGGCCGGCCGACGACGGCCGCGGTCGTCGACGGGACGCTCGTCTGTGCGCTCCCCGGAAAGCCGCTCGCCGCCCACACCGCCGCGGTCCTCCTCGTCGCGCCGGCGTTCGCGGCGCGCGAGTCGGAGCCGACCGTCCGGGCGACCGCCGCGGTCGACCTCGACCTGCCGGCCGCCGACCTCGAGTACGCGATCCCCGTCGACCTGACGGACGGCCGGGCGGACCCGGCGGGGCAGGGATCCTCGGCAGGAGACCTCTACCGCGGGACGTTCGCCCCGGGACGCGTGGCCTCGAGCACGCGCGTCGCGCGCGCCGACGGGCTGGCGCTGACGACGGAGCCGCTGGTCGCCGGCGAGCCGGTGGCGGTTCGGCCCTACGAGGTGCTCGAATGA